Within Bradymonas sediminis, the genomic segment TTTATTCACTTGCTGGACTTCGGCATCGTCTGGCTCGACGACGGCCTTGCCATCACCAATGGTTTTGTGGGAACGCCGCTATATGCCAGCCCGGAGCAGGCCTGCGGAGGCACGGTAGACCCCAGGAGCGACGTCTATTCACTCGGGGTGATCCTCTTTGAGATGCTGGTCGGCCACCCGCCCTTTGAGAGCCCCAAGATTCGCGAAGTGCTGCGCATGCACGTGCGCCAACCCGCCCCGGGGCTGCGCGAGAGCGCGCCATATCGCGCGTTTCCTCCCAGACTCTGCCAACTGGTCGCCAAGATGTTGCAGAAGAAACGGCGTGAGCGTCCCCAGAATTTACTTGCGTTTATTGACGAGATCGACGGGATCCTCGCGGCTCAACGCGAAGTCCACGGAATCCCTCGCCCGCCCGCGGTGAATTCAGTCGCGCCGACCCCGCGGCGCCCGGGCTTCGGCTCAGAAGACGACGGCCACGCAGCCTCTACTTTTGTGGGGCACGGGGTGCTGGAGAGATTCGCGTCGCCGCTGCCGCGGGGGCATACAAAATTTGTGATGCCTGCAATTCTGTCGGAAATGAAATATAATCATCCCCCCCTACTATAGAGTAGCTAGTGAGGAAGGACGGCGTTCGATTATTGTGTAGCGGTGCAGTGTGCATGTTGTGGCGGAAATTGGTTTATTTGCCGTATGACGGTAAATAAGGAGTTGTTTGCTCTCGAACAACCATTGACTCTTGGATAGCAAGCAAATAGAAATCACAGTTGTCGTATCTATTTCCATTTCGAATCACTGACGGCGCTATGACTGACAAGCTGGCATACGAGAATCGGCGTGCCGAATTTCGAAAACGTCCTCCCACTCACTATTGCGGGCGCTGCACCTCGGTTCTCTACCCCGAGGACGCGTCATGTCTGGAGTGTGGGGCGCAGCCGAGTCCCACCTGGCCCGAGCTCGGGCCGATCGTCGACCCCTGGCTGGGTCAGGTTGTCGGTGAGCGATATTTGCTCACCCGTGGGATCGGGGCGGGGGCTTCGGGGTTCGTCTATCGGGCGGAGTCCCTGGCCATTTCGCGCCAATTCGCGATCAAGATCGTCCCGCTCGGCTCCGACGATGTCACGGCAAATTCCGAGACGATTCGGGCACGCTTGAACCGCGAAATCGGCGCGCTCGGGCAGTTGAGAAACCCGCATATCGTCTCGTTCTATGATGTTGTGCCGATCGGGGACTCGGCGGTCGCGCTGCTGATGGACCTGATCGAGGGGCGCACGCTCCAGGATGTGGTGTGGGCCGCGGGCTCGCTCGACCTGGGGCGCGGCCTGAAGATCCTGCGCCAGATCGCCAACGGCGTCCACGAGGCCCATGAGGCCAATATGATTCATCGGGACCTTAAGCCCGACAATATCATGATTGAGCGCCTGCCTGCGGGCGATGATTTTGTGCATATACTGGACTTCGGCATCGTGCATCGCCTCGATGATGTGCGGGTTACCCAGGGCTTTTTGGGCACCCCCCTCTACGCGAGCCCGGAGCAGGCGGTTGGCGGTGCGATCGATCGGCGCGCCGATATCTACGCGCTCGGCGCCGTGACCTTCTTTATGCTCACCGGGAAGCCTCCTTTTGACGACGACAACGTCTATAAGGTGCTCAAGGCACACGTGGGCAAGCAGGCCCCGCGCCTGTCGGATGTCGCGCCGGAGCGCTATTTCCCCCCGGAGATTGAAGACCTCGTTCAGCGCATGCTCGCCAAGAAGCCCGAAGACCGTCCGCAATCGCTGGCCGCGGTCATCGCTGCGCTCGATGAATTCGCCCTGCAGCGGACGTCCGCGGAGCAGCGGGACGCGCGCTATGACTCGTCCGAATTTCGCAGCCCAGCCCAGCAGGATGCGCACGACCGGCGAGGCAGCGAGGCGAGCAGCGAGCTTAACCAGACCGTCGCGAGCGAGGTTTCGTTGGCCAAGGCTTCCAGCCCCGAGGCGTCGCGTCCCGACGGCGCGCCGATGTCGGCCGTGTTTCAGCGACGTAAATCCGACGTCTCCGTGCCCCCGCTTCCTCAGCAATCGCCAGCGCAGCTGCAGGAGCAGTCGAGCGCCAAGGGGCGCACGCAAGTCGGCGTGTCGGCGCCGCGTAGCAAGGCCGTCGCGCACGAGACCGACCAGAATAACAAGCAGGCCGCCACGACCGACACCAACCACGCCGACCTCTTCGAGCTGCCCAGGAGTTGGTACGGGCGCGAGCTTACCCTGGGGCGTCCGGCCCCCGGGAATTTCCGCGCGGATTTTCAGCGTCGATATTGGGCGATCCTCGACGAAGCGCGGTGTCTGGCGGTCGGCGAGGTCAACTCGGCGGAGGTGCTTTATTTCCAGGTGCCGCCAGCCCCCGAGCTTACGGTGATGGGCCAGCGTCGCCTGGATGTCGTCACCGGGCACGCGGATGGGTCGATCTTGCGCTGGAGCGCCAAGCATCCCGGAGGTCAATTATTACATCAGAATGCCGCGAAATCAGCGATCACCGCGATCGTGTGCAATGAGAGCTTCTTCCTCTTCGGGACCGCCTCCGGCGCGCTGTATATTGGGGAGTTTAAAGATGAGCCGATCCAGCCGCTGTGTATTCAGTCGGGCTCCGAGATTCGGGTGCTGACGGCGCGCGCGGGTCGCTCCTCGTTCGCGGTGGCCCGGGCAAATGGGTTTATCGAGGTCTACAATATTGGCTCGCCGAATATTATTACCCAGCGGATCTCGCCGCCGGCCGGCGTCACCCAACTCACGTTTTCCCAGGACGGCTACCTGCTCGCCGCGGTCTTCGAGGACAAAAAGCTGATCCTTTATAACGCGTTAACCGGCGCCGAGATCGCCCGCAGCGCCGCGATGAAGCATGAGCCCCGCTTCATTCACTTCGACAACGCCGGACGTCTCGTCGGGGAGTGCGAGGTTAACGGCGAGATTTTCGGGCTGGACCTTCAGCGCCACCTCTTCTCCAAGGCGACGGCCTAAGAGGCCGCATCGGCTCAGAGGGCGTCTGCGAAACGCTGGGCTAATCCATCGGCGACGTTGAGGCCCAGGTGGGTGGGGACGAAGATATCCGCCTGGCGCGTTAAGAACCCCGCGTCGCAGAGCTCATCGAGCAGCGCTTCGGCCTTTTGGAGCAACCCCTCGGGCAGCGCGCCCTCGAATTGGAATTGGAGCCCGGCGAAATCAAGGCCGGCGCGGGTGCGCACCCCCAGAAAAAGTCTCTCGATAAAGTGCTCGCGTGCCGACAGCGGCACGGCCGAATCACTGTCCGGCGCGGGCTCACCGGGGGCCGATAAGTAGGCGTCGGTGAGGCGAGGGTTGGCGTGGCGAAAGATGCCGGGGTTCGGTGAACCTGCGGTGTCGATGCGCAGGCTATGCGCGCCGACGCCCAGCCCGAGGTATTCGGCGCCGGTCCAATAGAGGGTGTTGTGGCGGCTTCGATAGCCCGGGCGCGCAAAATTGGACACCTCATAGCGCTCAAGCCCCATCGCCTCGGCCCGCTCGATGAGATAGTCGAGCATCTCAAAACACAGGTCATCATCGGGCAGCGCGAGCCGGCCGCGGTCGCGGCGTCTTTTAAACGCCGTGCCCGGCTCGATGGTGAGGTTATAGGCGCTCAGATGCTTTAGGCCCTCGAGGGCTTCGACCGTATCGAGGTCGCGCGCCCACTCATCCATCGTCTGTTCAGGGTTGCCATAAATTAAGTCGAGGGAGACCACCCCTGGGCCGTGCTCTAGGGCCATTTCGACCGCGCTGAGCGCCTGGTCCCGGGTATGGTTGCGGTTGAGGATCTTCAGGATGCGCGCCTGGAAGCTCTGGCAGCCGATGCTCAGTCGCGTCACCCCGGCGTCGGTCCAAGCGCGCAGGTTTTCTCGGGTAATATTGACCGGGTTGGCCTCCATGCAGATTTCAATTTCATTGAAATTCTGGGTGCCGATGGCGGATTGGAGGTGTTCCATGACATGGCGAAAGGCGTCGAGATCCCATATCGAGGGTGTTCCTCCTCCCAGATAAATGGTGTGAACGGTGCGCCCCTCAAGTTCGTGTTTTCGCCGCTCAAACTCACGGATCAATCCGTGCGCGTAGCGCTGATGCGGGATGCTCGCCCGCACGTCGACCGCGAAGTCGCAATAGGGGCATTTGCGCGCGCAGAAGGGAACGTGGACATAGATGCCCACCGCCTGATCACGGCGGCGGCGCACCGGCGCGTTGGTGGTGCTCGACGGTGGCACGGCTCGCGGTGTTTTGTCTGGGTTGCTCATTCTATCCTGGAGTGTGGGAGCTGATGCCGTGGGGGGAGAGTTCGCCAGTCCTCTATATACCCGCCGCGCCCCGAAATCATAGCCCCCGCGGAGTCGCAACGCGCGGCGCCACGCGGCGGGGCAGATTTAATAATGATCGTTTGAGTTATAATTAGTATACAGGATGTATTGTGTTTCTTCGCATGATGCCTTAAATTGTTTTGAGTCTAAGGTTGTTTACCTATGAACAACCAAGGTGAGTTATTTTCCGAATATTTTTGGTGGGCCGCAGAGCGAAGGATTCAATGAGTGAAGACGCTCCAGTAAATGACGCCGATGGTAATCCCACGGATACGGATACTCCGTCGTCCACGTCGGCGTGCGGCCAGTCGCGCGAAGACCTCGCTGATCGGCGGGAGGTCGAGCTGCCCGAGCACCCGCGGAAGGTGACGCGGCAGGTCAAAATCCTGCGCAAAACAAAGCGCTATCGCGAGGCCCGCGAGTTGCTCGAGCTTGCGTTTGCCCGCTGGCCCGACAACGCTATCATCGCAAATAATCTGATCATCGCCCACCGCCGCAAACCCGAGCAGGCCTGGCAGGTCTACCAGGACATGCGCGAGGCCGGGGCGCAGCCGGACGCCTATACTTTTTCCAATCTTATCAAGGCCTTCGGCGACGCCTACGAGCCCGATCGCGTGTGGGAGATATACCAGGAGATGCTGGCTTGCGGCGTCGAAGCCAATGTGATCACCTATAGTATTTTGGTCAAAGCCTTCGGCGACTCGCGCCAGCCGGAGCGGGCCTGGCAGCTCTTTGAGACCATGAAGCGCGAGGATATTAAGCCAAATATCGTCACCTATAATAGCCTGATTAAAGCCTTCGGCGATGCCCTGCAGCCCGAGCGGGCCTGGCAAATCTGTGAGGGCATGCTTGAGCAGGGGATCGCGCCGAATGTGATCACCTATAATAGCCTGATTAAGGCGTTTGGCGACGCCGGCGAGCCCCTCAAGGCCAACGCGATCTTTGAGGGGATGCGAGAGTCGGGCAGCCGGCCCAATGATTTTACCTATAATATTCTGATCAAGGCCTTCGGTGACGCGGGCATGTCTGAGCGCGCGCTCCACGCCTTCGAGCTGATGGAGGCAGACGGCGTGGCGCCCAATGACTTCACCTTCAATATCTTGATCAAGGTGTTTGGGGACGCCGACCAACCCGAGCGTGCCTGGCAGCTCTACCAGGCGATGGTCGGCGCCGGGGTGGAGCCCGACGTCATCACCTACTCGACCCTGATTAAGGTCTTTGGCGACGCCGCCCAGCCCGATCGCGCGCACCAAATCTACCTGAAGATGCGCGCCCGTGGCGCCACCCCCAACGTCGTCACTTA encodes:
- a CDS encoding serine/threonine-protein kinase; the protein is MAIAAWADATCGYCQTARPAAGWAALESAQDPWLGRIVGRRYRVTRRIATGMVARVYEAESLHIPRKFALKIVDFGANSGAPNPEVVRARLGREISAMSRLQNPHIVSIFEVLQLSEDCEALVMDYIRAPTLTELLAEVGALGWGRACQMARQIATAAHAAHEVGVVHRDLKPANIMVEAIAGGEDFIHLLDFGIVWLDDGLAITNGFVGTPLYASPEQACGGTVDPRSDVYSLGVILFEMLVGHPPFESPKIREVLRMHVRQPAPGLRESAPYRAFPPRLCQLVAKMLQKKRRERPQNLLAFIDEIDGILAAQREVHGIPRPPAVNSVAPTPRRPGFGSEDDGHAASTFVGHGVLERFASPLPRGHTKFVMPAILSEMKYNHPPLL
- a CDS encoding WD40 repeat domain-containing serine/threonine protein kinase, yielding MTDKLAYENRRAEFRKRPPTHYCGRCTSVLYPEDASCLECGAQPSPTWPELGPIVDPWLGQVVGERYLLTRGIGAGASGFVYRAESLAISRQFAIKIVPLGSDDVTANSETIRARLNREIGALGQLRNPHIVSFYDVVPIGDSAVALLMDLIEGRTLQDVVWAAGSLDLGRGLKILRQIANGVHEAHEANMIHRDLKPDNIMIERLPAGDDFVHILDFGIVHRLDDVRVTQGFLGTPLYASPEQAVGGAIDRRADIYALGAVTFFMLTGKPPFDDDNVYKVLKAHVGKQAPRLSDVAPERYFPPEIEDLVQRMLAKKPEDRPQSLAAVIAALDEFALQRTSAEQRDARYDSSEFRSPAQQDAHDRRGSEASSELNQTVASEVSLAKASSPEASRPDGAPMSAVFQRRKSDVSVPPLPQQSPAQLQEQSSAKGRTQVGVSAPRSKAVAHETDQNNKQAATTDTNHADLFELPRSWYGRELTLGRPAPGNFRADFQRRYWAILDEARCLAVGEVNSAEVLYFQVPPAPELTVMGQRRLDVVTGHADGSILRWSAKHPGGQLLHQNAAKSAITAIVCNESFFLFGTASGALYIGEFKDEPIQPLCIQSGSEIRVLTARAGRSSFAVARANGFIEVYNIGSPNIITQRISPPAGVTQLTFSQDGYLLAAVFEDKKLILYNALTGAEIARSAAMKHEPRFIHFDNAGRLVGECEVNGEIFGLDLQRHLFSKATA
- the hemW gene encoding radical SAM family heme chaperone HemW — its product is MSNPDKTPRAVPPSSTTNAPVRRRRDQAVGIYVHVPFCARKCPYCDFAVDVRASIPHQRYAHGLIREFERRKHELEGRTVHTIYLGGGTPSIWDLDAFRHVMEHLQSAIGTQNFNEIEICMEANPVNITRENLRAWTDAGVTRLSIGCQSFQARILKILNRNHTRDQALSAVEMALEHGPGVVSLDLIYGNPEQTMDEWARDLDTVEALEGLKHLSAYNLTIEPGTAFKRRRDRGRLALPDDDLCFEMLDYLIERAEAMGLERYEVSNFARPGYRSRHNTLYWTGAEYLGLGVGAHSLRIDTAGSPNPGIFRHANPRLTDAYLSAPGEPAPDSDSAVPLSAREHFIERLFLGVRTRAGLDFAGLQFQFEGALPEGLLQKAEALLDELCDAGFLTRQADIFVPTHLGLNVADGLAQRFADAL